The genomic window TTACACTAAGTCAAAAACCTATAAAAAGCAAAAATAACCaataaaggaaagaaaaaggaaaaaaaacccataaaaacagaaaacagaaattgAAAATGAAGCAAAAATACCCTAAAATAGGAAAGAAAATGGTATAAAAAGCTAAAAATAAATTATCACAAAATTTGCACACAATCTGCACATAAATTGTGCTTTGTTATAATAAGCAAGAATAAACACATAAGAGTCAAtgttttgcaaaaagaaaaaattTCTAAAGAAATAATCAATTAGTGGCATTGTTATTTGATCAACGGTGTCTCTACTTCTCTAGACCAAAATAATGAATTAGTGGTATGGGTATTACCGTTTAAGAAGAAAGAAAGATAAAAAAcaataatgacaaaatttgcaaGCAATTTGAATAGAAATTGCGcttttttttataatttgcaagAATAAGCACAAATAGTCAAATTCCACAAAAAAGAATCTAAGTAGGAATGAATTGGAggtattggtattacccttaaagaataaaaaatgaaataaaaacttaaACAAAATTAAAATAGTTAAGTTCTCTAAGAAACGATGAATTAGTGTCATTGGTTTCCCGTTAAGAAGAATGGGActgaaaataataaaacaaataggAGCAAAACAGATTTCATTGCTGAACAAAACAAGCGAGCAAAACAGGCACCCAAACTTGGAAATGCCTGCTAGCGGTTCCATGCGGGGCAGGTGGGCGCTGCGCTAGGCGAGAGGCATGTTAACGGGCGGACAAAACAGGCACCCACCAGGCTCAGCGAGCCCATATACACAATCGACTGACTAGAAACAGCGGTCAGTCGATTTCAACTAGGCCCAACACAACACAAAATACAGAACAGGAAAAAACTAAAGCACACATCTCAAAGCACAAATCCAACAGCCAGAAATTCGACTGACCCAAAATCAAAAAATCAGCTGAATGACATATAGCTAAATCGAAAAAGTCGTCCTGCTAGAATTTGCCTTCATAAATTTAATTTTGGTAGTTTTTTTGTTTTCCCTATTTTGGCTTTGACAAAATTTTGGTACTATTTCCCTTGCTTTCCCTATGGTGGCTCGAGAAATTTTCCTGAAATTTTCTTCAGGTTATTATTGGTAGTGATGCAAATCTCTCTCGATTCAAAAGAAATAACAGTCGTTTATACGATCAGAGTACAAACCAACAAAATGCACTCACACTGTCAGCAATATAACACATGTAATAACTCTCCCCTGGCCAAGAAAGGCCAGTACCAGCATTTCTACAGTGATTTAATtcacttgtagcagcaggttttaTACATATACAATGGCAAGACAAACTTTTACAAGAGCAAATTGCACCAAGAGGGTTTAAGCAACTGCTCAACCCCCAGGTGCAATAGCAAACTCTGAGTTGGTATGACAGCATTGTGCCAACACTTTATGCAACGATCGTCTTCTCTTCGAGTCTTGCATCAAGAAAACTTTCTTCCCTCCCTTCTAATGCTTTCAAGGGATAGGTTAAAGGTATGCATTTTCAGGTACAAATACAATCCAGGCGCGTGCCGCCCTCTTTTAGGGGTTGTCCAGCGAAGGCTTCTGCGGGAGCAGTTGTTGACAGGATTGGGTGCACCCTCATTGCAATAGCCCACTTCTCTTCCCCCAACCCATGGCTATTACGTACAGGATCGTGCACCCAGCAATGGTGCCGAAAGTGGTTTCCCAAAACTTCACATGCGCTGCTCGCGTCTGCTCCTCACCTACGGGGGTGTAAAGTGATATACCAATGTTCATCCCGAAAAGACCAACGACAGCCACTCCGGCAGTAATGACAACCGTCGCGGTCGAGAGCATGACCCCCATCTGTAGAAGCTGATTTTGCTTGTCGTCCAACATTATGTTGATGTAATCCTCGGTGTCATCGACATACTCCCTCAGCTTCAAGCAAGGATACAACAAATATAAGCTTAATTTACAATTCTACTATACAAAACTCCCTACGCTAATGTCTCAAGGTTAGAAAGAATATTGCTGACAGAAAATGGCACATAAGATAAATCATTCTAGAGAACCCACAGTAAGATCAATCAAGGGTAAAATGGACTCAACTGAAAAGCAAAACACTGTATTCTGATATTAGCTTGTTCAAAGGGGTCATTTCAGTAAACTGGGCAAGATGATTTCTTCTTTTATTGAGAGTGAAGCATAGCATTTTATAACTTTTGCCATAactttgttttcttatactaactaaCAGTAACAGCATTTTATGTTCTTAACATACCACGTATAGCATTATAAAATTTACAATCCTGATCTAAAGTTCTTTTATCTGCTAGGAAAATACTTCCTGTTAACAATAACAAGTGGGCAGGATCTCAGTAATATTTGGAATGGTGCAGGTAACATGAGGAGAAAAACAGAGAGAGAAGAACGCTTACATGTGAAAGCTTATTTAGTGTACCATCAATTTGCACAAAATAGGCCTCTAAAAGCATCTCCAGTTCTTCAATGTTGGGCTTATAACCAATAAAGCTACCATTGCTTGCAGTTCCAGCTGGCTCGCTTCTATAATCCTCATCCCTACACACAAATTAAATGATTCCACGCATTTAacatatattcatgcatgcatatagaTGCATATGACTAGTAAGGACTATTTTATGGTCTATGGAAATAGCAGATAGGAATCCATCTATAAGAAGAAAGTAGAGATGTCTCGCTTTGATGACTTACATATCCTCCTCCAACTGAGACGGGTCATGATCATGATCATCAACCTCAACTCTAGATGATGTCTCACTGATATCTTCTCGAGCAAGTTTTTCTGTCAAGTACATTTCAGCCATATCCATTTCATCGTCCAATAGATGCTCAAGCTCATCCCTCACCTATCAGAATGTATTTTTTTTATCAAGGTGGAATTATTCTGCAGAGTCTAGAAGGGAAACGAGTGTAGAAGATTTAAGCGAATAGACTTTTGCGAGGAAATTATAGCGGGGATAATAGATATAGAGGTAGGTGGTGGCCGGATGTGTTGTATACTTGTATAGTGAAAGGTTTGGCAAAGTTCTTTCACATAGTTATAGAGGTCGCACAAGCACTGATCATTCAAAAGTAGCCAGCAGAATGAAACAACAAATTATGTTTGACAACACCTACCTAAGATATAGCAGCAGTAATAATTGAAGAGAAGATGGACATTGATATTATATTGAATCCTCAAACAAGTTAAATTGCCTACCTTCTGCACGCGTCCAGAGATTGCCACCAGCCGGCTCTTAATTTGCCTAACTCGCTCAAGATTCAGGGTACTGATCTTTGAAGTTAGCTCATCCAATGCTGGATATGCCTCTTTCTCCAGAGTCACAGTCTGGGAAAAAAAGTTCAGTTACTATCTACAACTATAAGTACACCATGTTCTGCCTACTTGTGAGAACTGAGATGTACTGCTATCACAAAAGTAGTTTGTAAACTTATACATATTAAAATAAAACAGAGAACGGTTAAAAGACTACTCCAGACAGACCAGCTTAAGAACAGCTCCTACACTAAGCATGATTCCAGCTATCTATAAATTAAATAAAAACAGGACTGTCCCAGGTTTTCTGGGAAAGACGAGATTATCAAACTTCTATAAATTGCTCCAACCAGGCCTCAAGTTTATCCAATAAGCAGAGGTGAAGAAATCGCCCAACATCATATGTAATAACAAAGGCTCAATATCAAACAAGTCATAATGttatatgaaccatagcttgttgaAACAACTATCCTAAGATGGCAAATAGATTAATCCATTTGTATTAAAATATCTTGAATAATTTTCAGAAATAAGATGAAACACATACCTCCTCTTCCAGAGATCTACAAGCTGACTCGAGACACACTTCAAGCGCACGGAATTCAAAGGGTAAAACCTTGGTGCTTCCATCTTTCATAGCAGTCAATGTGGGCACACTGCTGCTATGAGTCATTTCACCCACCGCATTAGGAGTCCTCTTAGCCATCTCCAGTTCATGTCCTTTAGATGAACTAGGAGCAGGAAATGGTGAAGCAATTGCAGATGATTCACCATCCATATCAGTAAACTCTGCAGCCTGTTGAAATAAGAAATGTCACATATCCCTCAAAGTCCCTTATCACAGTATCGCTATAGCTACATAGCAGCAGACTCAAGTGGAATAGCCTACAGAGTCAGAATTCAAGAACGGTTTGAGATCAAACTGTGTAAACCATAGTTCCTATTTTAACTAGCTCAGCAGCTCCCTCTGGAAAGAATGAAGGAATGTGGACTACACAGCTTGCTGCTGGTATTCAAGGTTTTCACTTGAAACTGTTTCTGAACAGCCGCTCTTATAtgtctttacggagggagtacttttcagaaAAACACTATTTGATCACCCATGTCCTCTTACATGCATCCAATCACTAAAGTGCAAAATCCCGCACGTCAGCAGAACATATATTGTACCGATTGTATGAAGTTCTGATGCTGTTTTTGGCAGATGTCCAGTTCAGTTCACCGGCAATTTCTCAAAACATGAAAACAAACAAATTAACTTGTATTCTTGGCACCATTGGGTGTTTAGACAAATCTGAAGACATGCGTGGGGTCTGGGGTGATTTACAAAATCTACTCAACAACAGTGGCAGCACCAGCAGAACCTGACCAATTACAGTTTTGAGAAACCATGAAAAAACATTTGATCCCACATGACATACCAAAGATATACTGCCAATAGTTAGTACCACAGGCAACATTCAGGTCCTAATACATAATCTCATGTTTTAACTTTATAATGTCTTATTAAGCACAATATAAGGATTGGCATTACATATGACTTGAAATCTTATAAAATTGTTTCCGCTTAACTGTAATATCCACCTACAGTTCAGATATCGTGGAATGGTTACTTTACTAGCCTAAATCACAAGCCTAGAAGCAAGCAAATGATGAATCGGACAGAAAGGTAGTGGTTCAAGCAAGACCTGGTCCGCGGAGTAAGCGAGCACGCGGGCCTGGAGGTCGCGGACGAAGCGCGCGAAGTCGGGGTCCTTGGAGTTAGGGAGCAGCACCTCGGCGGCGGTGATGACGGCCTTGACGCGCTCCAGGTTGACGACGATGGCGCGCTCGCGGCCCAGGATCGTGGACGGGTAGGACAGCAGCGGGTCGAGCACCCTCAGGTCGCGCGCCGGCAGCCCCGTCCGCGCCATCACCGCGTGCTTCCCGGCCTCCTCGACCCGCGCCCGCCCCGACGCCGGCACCACCAGCCActcccggctcgccgccgccgccgcggcggcggccccCGCCTTCCGCctcaccacgccgccgcccggtcCCGTCGCCGTGGGTCTCATCCTCTGTTCCCGGAGCTAGGGTTTCGGCTGCGATCGTCggctggagctggagctggaggcGGAGGTATGCGTGGTCGGCTGCGGCCGactgaaatgtgtgtgtgtgtcggggggggggggggggggggggggcggccgacGCGACCCAGGGGCGGATGTCTCGCGGAGCGCACTCATGGGCTGATCTTTTTTCTTCCGTGGCAAAATTGCCTCCTGCTTGGTGAGTTTTTCCTTCTAACAAAAAAGCAGCGAAATAGAAAGTGTTATTTTGGGCAGCGGCAAATCTAGAGGGTTTTTTTTGCGACAAGTGATCTAAGGTTTGGACATCAATAATCTCTCACAAAGATGTTATAGAGTCAATCTAAAGGTTTGGACTTCCTAACGGACGACTCAGTGCACCTCATCTTATCGGTGTTCACGGAGTTTCCATACACAATCAACATGATGGCAATTTCATTTCAAACGGTTGATTCATCATGTTGGCGTGCCATTTGGTGAAGGCAACAAACTATACAATGGTGGATATCGTGGGCAGTGGGGTGGAGGAGGGGCAAGATTGCATTTTCGTTCGAGAGGGGTTTGCCGGCCGCCGCCATGGCGGCAACAAGACTCTTCATATTATGATAATATTCAAGAGCTGAGAGATCCTTTTTCTATAGGTTTGAGAGTTGGTATCACACATGCATGATGCGAGTGCGCCCTTGAAAGGCGAATATGTCATGGAGTAGAGACCAAAGGACGGTGGCGGAAGTGAAGAGGGTCGTCTAGCCGACGATCTCCTCAGTCATGTAGCCAGCAGTGTGATCATGGCAGTGTGATGATGTTGCTGGTACCATCGATGGAAGTCAGGATTGGCTATCTACTGGCAACATCGTCAGCGCCTTCAGTGATGGTGTGGGGCAGCGCTCTAATGGAACCATCGGCATAGCCAAATAGGCTTTGAGCACAGAGTGCGGGGACGGCTTGAGTCCTCCAGAGAAGGAAGTTGCCGCGCGTGAGGCGGATAGTGATGAGGTTGCCGATGGCACTGACGGAGATTAGAGCAGAAGGACTAGAACCAACAACAATGGTGCCCGTGTTTGCGTTGGTGTTGGCATGAGAGGTTGGAGCCATGGCTACGAGAGAAGAGATAAACGAAATCTTAATGCTCTGCTTACCAAGTTAAAAAGATTGGTTTCCTGTTGTGATTACCACCGGCCTCTCCTCGATTTACACCCACGTATGAAGTACATGATAGATACAACTGGTTAGAATTACAACCATGGgatcggtgaaggaaatatgccctagaggcaataataaagttattatctatttccttaattcatgataaatgtttattattcatgttataattatattaaccggaaacttagtacatgtgtgaatacatagacaaaacatatagtccctagtatgcctctacttgactagctcgttaatcaaagatggttaagtttcctaaccatagacatgtgttgtcatttgatgaacgagatcacatcattaggagaatgatgtgatggacatgacccatccattagcttagcattatgatcatgttagtttcattgctactgctttcttcatgacttatacaagttcctcagactatgagattatgcaactcccgaataatggaggaacactttgtgtgctaccaaacgtcacaacgtaaaagggtgattataaaggtgctctacatgtgtctccgaaggtgtttgttgggttggtatagatcgagattaggatttgtcactccgtgtttcggagaggtatctctgggccctctcggtaatactcatcactataagccttgcaagcattgtgactaatgagttagttgcgggatgaagaattacgaaacgagtaaacagacttgccggtaacgagattgaactaggtattgagataccgacgatcgaatctcgggtaagtaacataccaatgacaaagggaacgacgtatgttgttatgcaatttgaccgataaagatcttcatagaatatgtaggaaccaatatgagcatccaggttccgctattagttattggccggagacgtgtctcggtcatgtctacatagttctcgaacccgtagggtccgcacgcttaacgttcgatgacgattggtattatgagtttatgtgttttgatgtaccgaaggtagttcggagtcctggatgtgatcacggacatgacaaggaatctcgaaatggtcgagacatgaagattgatatattggaagcctatgtttggacatcggaatagttccgggtgagttcgggcatataccggagtaccgggaggttactggaacccctcgggaagtatatgggccttattgggccatagtgggagagaggaggaggagtccaggtggagggcgccccccccccccaagcccaatccaaactgggtgggggcggccccccctttccttcctcccgctctcccccttccttctctcctagtccaactaggggaggggggaatcctactcccggtgggagtaggactcctccagggcgcgccatagagggtcggccctccccctcctccactcctttatatacgggggaggggggcaccccatagacacacaagttgacattgtttagccgtgtgcagtgcccccctccatagttacacacctcagtcatatcgtcgtactgcttaggcgaaaccctgcgccggtaacttcatcatcaccgtcaccatgccatcgtgctgatgaaactctccctcggcctcaactggatcaagagtacaagggacgtccccgagctgaacgtgtgctgatcgcggaggtgccgtatgttcagtgctaagatcggtcagatcgtgaagacgtacgactacatcaagcgcgttgtcataacgcctccgctttcggtctacgagggtacatggacacactctcccctctcattgctatgcatcacatagatagatcttgcgtgatcgtaggaatttttttgaaattaccgtgttccccaacagtggcatccgagccaggtttatgtgtagatgttatatgcacgagtagaacacaaagagttgtgggtgataatagtcaaactgcttaccaacatgccatactttgattcggcggtattgttggatgaagtggctcagaccaacattacgcgtacgcttacgcgagactggttctaccgacgtgctttgcacataggtggctggtgagtgtctgtttctccaactttagttgaatcgagtgtggctacgcccggtccttgttgaaggttaaaacatcacacttgacgaaaaaccgttgtggttttgatgcataggtaagaacgattcttgctagaagcccttagcagccacgtaaaacttgcaacaacaaagtagaggacgtccaacttgtttttgcagggcttgctgtgacgtgatatggtcaagcatgatgtgatataaattgttgtatgagatgatcatattttgtaacaaagttatcggcaactgaaaggagccatatggttgtcgctttattgtatgcaatgcaatcgccatgtaattgttttacttatcactaagtggtagcgatagtcgtagtaacaataggtggcgaaacgacaacgatgctacgatggagatcaaggtgtctgatacgtccattttgcatcatgcttttatatcgatatttattgcattatgggctgttattatacgttatgtcacaatacttatagctattctctcttgttttacaaggtttaacatgaagagggagaatgccggcagctgggattctgggctggaaaaggagcaaatattggaaacctattctacacaact from Triticum aestivum cultivar Chinese Spring chromosome 3B, IWGSC CS RefSeq v2.1, whole genome shotgun sequence includes these protein-coding regions:
- the LOC123071875 gene encoding magnesium transporter MRS2-F, with protein sequence MRPTATGPGGGVVRRKAGAAAAAAAASREWLVVPASGRARVEEAGKHAVMARTGLPARDLRVLDPLLSYPSTILGRERAIVVNLERVKAVITAAEVLLPNSKDPDFARFVRDLQARVLAYSADQAAEFTDMDGESSAIASPFPAPSSSKGHELEMAKRTPNAVGEMTHSSSVPTLTAMKDGSTKVLPFEFRALEVCLESACRSLEEETVTLEKEAYPALDELTSKISTLNLERVRQIKSRLVAISGRVQKVRDELEHLLDDEMDMAEMYLTEKLAREDISETSSRVEVDDHDHDPSQLEEDMDEDYRSEPAGTASNGSFIGYKPNIEELEMLLEAYFVQIDGTLNKLSHLREYVDDTEDYINIMLDDKQNQLLQMGVMLSTATVVITAGVAVVGLFGMNIGISLYTPVGEEQTRAAHVKFWETTFGTIAGCTILYVIAMGWGKRSGLLQ